One region of Labrus mixtus chromosome 1, fLabMix1.1, whole genome shotgun sequence genomic DNA includes:
- the LOC132972226 gene encoding serine protease 23-like gives MRSRAALSRFTSLLFLLSLPPVFSSSRPQWILQRVPVVLPQQTETRPVPHFLSPARLDVSSPCDPECHKRAPRPSYWDLRQLLAYETLHSDGQLTETAIGIYGFNPSSDSSPASSSGSSGKAERSHVRRKRQIFGHDGRFSIAGQNFLLKYPFSVAVKLSTGCSGTLVGDRHVLTAAHCVHDGKNYVKGAQKLRVGFLKPKHRDTQPSYFYVPSNFTNHVEGASYAPPIKDKMKFQWIRAKRTHVPKGWIKGNANDIGMDYDYALLELKKPHKRRHMKLGVSPSAQKLPGRRVHFSGYDNDRPGELVYRFCRAGEETSDLLYQHCDAKPGASGSGVYARMWDGRQRRWERKVIGVFSGHQWVERQGASQEFNVAVRITPLKYAQICYWIKGNFVDCREG, from the exons ATGCGCTCGCGGGCTGCGCTCTCCCG GTTTACCTCCCTCCTATTCCTTCTTTCCCTTCCCCCTGTTTTCTCGTCCTCCCGTCCTCAGTGGATCCTCCAGCGTGTCCCTGTGGTCCTCccgcagcagactgagacacgaCCGGTCCCTCACTTTCTGTCCCCAGCCCGCTTGGATGTCAGCTCCCCGTGTGACCCAGAATGCCACAAGAGAGCCCCTCGCCCCAGCTACTGGGACCTACGGCAACTTCTGGCGTATGAGACTCTCCACTCTGACGGTCAACTGACTGAAACTGCCATTGGGATCTATGGCTTCAATCCCAGCTCTGACAGTAGTCCGGCCTCCTCTTCGGGGTCCTCTGGGAAGGCAGAGCGTTCACACGTGAGGAGGAAGAGACAAATCTTTGGCCATGATGGGCGTTTCAGCATTGCTGGGCAGAACTTTCTGCTGAAATATCCGTTCTCAGTAGCTGTCAAACTGTCCACCGGGTGTTCTGGTACGTTGGTCGGGGATCGTCATGTTCTCACAGCTGCTCACTGCGTTCATGATGGTAAAAACTACGTTAAAGGAGCACAAAAGCTCAGAGTTGGGTTTCTTAAACCCAAGCACCGAGACACACAGCCCTCTTACTTTTACGTTCCCTCCAACTTCACCAACCACGTTGAAGGTGCTTCTTATGCCCCACCcatcaaagacaaaatgaagTTCCAGTGGATCAGGGCCAAGCGCACCCACGTTCCTAAAGGATGGATTAAAGGGAATGCTAACGACATCGGGATGGACTATGACTATGCTTTGCTCGAGCTCAAGAAACCACACAAACGTCGCCACATGAAATTAGGAGTCAGCCCTTCGGCTCAGAAGCTGCCCGGTCGACGAGTTCACTTCTCAGGATACGATAACGACCGTCCAGGAGAGCTGGTGTATAGGTTCTGTCGGGCCGGAGAAGAGACGTCGGACCTGCTCTACCAGCACTGTGACGCTAAGCCTGGCGCCAGTGGCTCAGGAGTCTATGCCCGCATGTGGGATGGGCGACAAAGGCGCTGGGAGAGGAAGGTCATAGGTGTGTTTTCTGGGCATCAGTGGGTTGAGCGGCAAGGGGCGTCTCAGGAATTTAACGTAGCAGTGAGAATCACGCCTCTGAAATATGCTCAGATCTGCTATTGGATTAAAGGAAACTTTGTGGACTGCAGAGAGGGATGA
- the LOC132972242 gene encoding coiled-coil domain-containing protein 81-like isoform X2: MTDILRLVSEADRRTLPTLSQLSENDINCIWADVSTYIERQMTLKKGVHLAGLGTFTFSQQKLDIGNRFTTIQRPIFILSGKLIQSLSLKQVRPLAAATHLPVVQLNFAAVSQETLFSRDVVEGCVRETLLLLCRALASEQNIFLTLQGIGVLSFKNNKVRMKFNRDFINAMDGTGRLLLAFNNRPGSSVSLLSSRPSGLQRPQTANPITLPSVCSPPPDNSDKDPWCCSSPAPEQRNAGEVPQQRDSKSRQPLQPALIKAVSLSEELNPKPPTESTEKRTASISPPEVSLKPEEPRVNVSCSGHTRAGQELCYLCMQRAKRNVPVYLRKQQEAEEKAQEKLLLLQEQQRDKQLMQEEQERLNEQREHAKQVSTFNLQRNKEKKEKTLFPLFPTSFIFPDRPLTAARRIQQHFYMNDLQNQIESRRQHEALDQQNRLLMEHLDQVQLVQELALQKAQQLQQKQESTTHYKRALDTQVGDKKFTDPPECQTNSSGLTRCETAASNNESRERAQKLFQVNFSTATQRKRDKEHKRLEQLEKEKETLKHSQLELMLGRINRFERQRDISRCLEDEWSRSVRLKHQRENEEKRFLRSAGELLVDKLSEYRRCCQCRRRTTNCGETNIWKDSHYLSGSQFMI; encoded by the exons ATGACGGACATACTGCGGCTGGTGTCAGAGGCGGACAGACGGACTTTACCGACTCTATCTCAGCTCTCTGAAAACG ATATCAACTGTATTTGGGCTGATGTGTCCACCTACATTGAACGTCAGATGACCTTAAAGAAG GGGGTTCACCTGGCAGGACTGGGCACCTTCACCTTCTCTCAGCAGAAGTTGGACATAGGAAACAGGTTCACAACGATCCAGCGACCCATCTTCATCCTGTCGGGGAAACTAATCCAGTCTCTGAGTTTAAAGCAGGTCAGGCCACTTGCTGCAG CAACACACCTACCCGTGGTTCAACTGAATTTTGCAGCGGTGTCACAGGAGACTCTCTTCAGTCGAGACGTGGTCGAGGGCTGTGTCAGAGAAactcttctgctcctctgcagaGCTTTGGCCTCTGAACAAAATATCTTCCTAACCTTACAAGGGATCGGAGTTTTGTCCTTCAAGAACAACAAG GTGCGGATGAAGTTCAACAGAGATTTTATTAACGCCATGGATGGGACTGGTAGGCTGCTGCTGGCATTTAACAAT AGACCCGGGAGCAGTGTGTCTTTACTGTCCAGTAGACCGTCCGGGCTTCAGAGGCCACAGACTGCCAATCCCATCACCCTGCCAAGTGTTTGCTCTCCTCCACCAGACAACAGTGACAAAGATCCATGGTGCTGCTCGTCACCAGCTCCAGAACAGAGGAATGCAGGAG AAGTTCCCCAACAGAGAGATTCTAAATCCCGTCAGCCACTGCAGCCTGCCCTGATAAAAGCTGTCAGCCTGTCTGAAGAACTGAATCCAAAACCCCCAACAGAGTCCACAGAGAa GCGCACTGCTTCCATCTCACCACCAGAGGTCTCTCTCAAACCGGAGGAACCTCGTGTGAATGTCAGCTGCTCTGGCCACACCCGTGCTGGACAG GAGCTGTGCTACCTGTGTATGCAGCGGGCTAAAAGAAATGTTCCCGTCTACCTGAGGAAAcagcaggaggcagaggagaaagCTCAGGAGAAACTCTTACTGCTTCAAGAACAACAGAGAGATAAGCAGTTGATGCAGGAAGaacaa GAAAGGCTGAATGAGCAGCGTGAACATGCAAAGCAGGTTTCTACATTCAACCTTCAAAGGAataaggagaagaaagagaaaactttATTTCCCCTCTTCCCT ACCTCATTCATCTTCCCGGATCGGCCCCTCACAGCCGCCAGGAGGATTCAGCAGCATTTTTACATGAATGACCTGCAGAACCAGATAGAGAGCCGAAGGCAACACGAGGCTCTGGACCAGCAGAACCGTCTCCTCATGGAGCATCTGGACCAGGTTCAGCTGGTCCAGGA GCTAGCTTTGCAGAAGgcccagcagctccagcagaaACAGGAGAGTACCACGCATTACAAGAGGGCTCTGGACACTCAG GTGGGAGATAAAAAGTTCACAGaccctccagagtgtcagaCCAACAGCTCGGGGTTGACCCGCTGTGAGACAGCAGCCAGCAACAACGAGAGCCGAGAGAGGGCTCAGAAG CTCTTTCAGGTAAATTTCAGCACTGCCACTCAgaggaaaagagacaaagagcaCAAACGCCTCGAACAActggagaaggaaaaagaaacgCTCAAACACAGTCAACTGGA GTTGATGTTGGGCCGCATCAATCGTTTTGAGAGGCAGCGGGACATCAGCAGGTGTCTAGAGGACGAGTGGAGTCGCAGTGTGAGGCTGAAACACCAGCGAGAAAATGAGGAGAAGCGCTTTCTGAG ATCTGCTGGAGAGCTCCTGGTAGATAAGCTTTCAGAGTACAGACGCTGCTGCCAGTGTCGGAGAAGGACAACAAACTGTGGAGAGACCAACATCTGGAAAGACTCTCATTACCTCTCTGGCTCTCAGTTCATGATCTGA
- the LOC132972242 gene encoding coiled-coil domain-containing protein 81-like isoform X1, producing the protein MTDILRLVSEADRRTLPTLSQLSENDINCIWADVSTYIERQMTLKKGVHLAGLGTFTFSQQKLDIGNRFTTIQRPIFILSGKLIQSLSLKQVRPLAAATHLPVVQLNFAAVSQETLFSRDVVEGCVRETLLLLCRALASEQNIFLTLQGIGVLSFKNNKVRMKFNRDFINAMDGTGRLLLAFNNQRPGSSVSLLSSRPSGLQRPQTANPITLPSVCSPPPDNSDKDPWCCSSPAPEQRNAGEVPQQRDSKSRQPLQPALIKAVSLSEELNPKPPTESTEKRTASISPPEVSLKPEEPRVNVSCSGHTRAGQELCYLCMQRAKRNVPVYLRKQQEAEEKAQEKLLLLQEQQRDKQLMQEEQERLNEQREHAKQVSTFNLQRNKEKKEKTLFPLFPTSFIFPDRPLTAARRIQQHFYMNDLQNQIESRRQHEALDQQNRLLMEHLDQVQLVQELALQKAQQLQQKQESTTHYKRALDTQVGDKKFTDPPECQTNSSGLTRCETAASNNESRERAQKLFQVNFSTATQRKRDKEHKRLEQLEKEKETLKHSQLELMLGRINRFERQRDISRCLEDEWSRSVRLKHQRENEEKRFLRSAGELLVDKLSEYRRCCQCRRRTTNCGETNIWKDSHYLSGSQFMI; encoded by the exons ATGACGGACATACTGCGGCTGGTGTCAGAGGCGGACAGACGGACTTTACCGACTCTATCTCAGCTCTCTGAAAACG ATATCAACTGTATTTGGGCTGATGTGTCCACCTACATTGAACGTCAGATGACCTTAAAGAAG GGGGTTCACCTGGCAGGACTGGGCACCTTCACCTTCTCTCAGCAGAAGTTGGACATAGGAAACAGGTTCACAACGATCCAGCGACCCATCTTCATCCTGTCGGGGAAACTAATCCAGTCTCTGAGTTTAAAGCAGGTCAGGCCACTTGCTGCAG CAACACACCTACCCGTGGTTCAACTGAATTTTGCAGCGGTGTCACAGGAGACTCTCTTCAGTCGAGACGTGGTCGAGGGCTGTGTCAGAGAAactcttctgctcctctgcagaGCTTTGGCCTCTGAACAAAATATCTTCCTAACCTTACAAGGGATCGGAGTTTTGTCCTTCAAGAACAACAAG GTGCGGATGAAGTTCAACAGAGATTTTATTAACGCCATGGATGGGACTGGTAGGCTGCTGCTGGCATTTAACAAT CAGAGACCCGGGAGCAGTGTGTCTTTACTGTCCAGTAGACCGTCCGGGCTTCAGAGGCCACAGACTGCCAATCCCATCACCCTGCCAAGTGTTTGCTCTCCTCCACCAGACAACAGTGACAAAGATCCATGGTGCTGCTCGTCACCAGCTCCAGAACAGAGGAATGCAGGAG AAGTTCCCCAACAGAGAGATTCTAAATCCCGTCAGCCACTGCAGCCTGCCCTGATAAAAGCTGTCAGCCTGTCTGAAGAACTGAATCCAAAACCCCCAACAGAGTCCACAGAGAa GCGCACTGCTTCCATCTCACCACCAGAGGTCTCTCTCAAACCGGAGGAACCTCGTGTGAATGTCAGCTGCTCTGGCCACACCCGTGCTGGACAG GAGCTGTGCTACCTGTGTATGCAGCGGGCTAAAAGAAATGTTCCCGTCTACCTGAGGAAAcagcaggaggcagaggagaaagCTCAGGAGAAACTCTTACTGCTTCAAGAACAACAGAGAGATAAGCAGTTGATGCAGGAAGaacaa GAAAGGCTGAATGAGCAGCGTGAACATGCAAAGCAGGTTTCTACATTCAACCTTCAAAGGAataaggagaagaaagagaaaactttATTTCCCCTCTTCCCT ACCTCATTCATCTTCCCGGATCGGCCCCTCACAGCCGCCAGGAGGATTCAGCAGCATTTTTACATGAATGACCTGCAGAACCAGATAGAGAGCCGAAGGCAACACGAGGCTCTGGACCAGCAGAACCGTCTCCTCATGGAGCATCTGGACCAGGTTCAGCTGGTCCAGGA GCTAGCTTTGCAGAAGgcccagcagctccagcagaaACAGGAGAGTACCACGCATTACAAGAGGGCTCTGGACACTCAG GTGGGAGATAAAAAGTTCACAGaccctccagagtgtcagaCCAACAGCTCGGGGTTGACCCGCTGTGAGACAGCAGCCAGCAACAACGAGAGCCGAGAGAGGGCTCAGAAG CTCTTTCAGGTAAATTTCAGCACTGCCACTCAgaggaaaagagacaaagagcaCAAACGCCTCGAACAActggagaaggaaaaagaaacgCTCAAACACAGTCAACTGGA GTTGATGTTGGGCCGCATCAATCGTTTTGAGAGGCAGCGGGACATCAGCAGGTGTCTAGAGGACGAGTGGAGTCGCAGTGTGAGGCTGAAACACCAGCGAGAAAATGAGGAGAAGCGCTTTCTGAG ATCTGCTGGAGAGCTCCTGGTAGATAAGCTTTCAGAGTACAGACGCTGCTGCCAGTGTCGGAGAAGGACAACAAACTGTGGAGAGACCAACATCTGGAAAGACTCTCATTACCTCTCTGGCTCTCAGTTCATGATCTGA
- the LOC132972242 gene encoding coiled-coil domain-containing protein 81-like isoform X3: protein MTDILRLVSEADRRTLPTLSQLSENDINCIWADVSTYIERQMTLKKGVHLAGLGTFTFSQQKLDIGNRFTTIQRPIFILSGKLIQSLSLKQVRPLAAATHLPVVQLNFAAVSQETLFSRDVVEGCVRETLLLLCRALASEQNIFLTLQGIGVLSFKNNKVRMKFNRDFINAMDGTGRLLLAFNNQRPGSSVSLLSSRPSGLQRPQTANPITLPSVCSPPPDNSDKDPWCCSSPAPEQRNAGVPQQRDSKSRQPLQPALIKAVSLSEELNPKPPTESTEKRTASISPPEVSLKPEEPRVNVSCSGHTRAGQELCYLCMQRAKRNVPVYLRKQQEAEEKAQEKLLLLQEQQRDKQLMQEEQERLNEQREHAKQVSTFNLQRNKEKKEKTLFPLFPTSFIFPDRPLTAARRIQQHFYMNDLQNQIESRRQHEALDQQNRLLMEHLDQVQLVQELALQKAQQLQQKQESTTHYKRALDTQVGDKKFTDPPECQTNSSGLTRCETAASNNESRERAQKLFQVNFSTATQRKRDKEHKRLEQLEKEKETLKHSQLELMLGRINRFERQRDISRCLEDEWSRSVRLKHQRENEEKRFLRSAGELLVDKLSEYRRCCQCRRRTTNCGETNIWKDSHYLSGSQFMI from the exons ATGACGGACATACTGCGGCTGGTGTCAGAGGCGGACAGACGGACTTTACCGACTCTATCTCAGCTCTCTGAAAACG ATATCAACTGTATTTGGGCTGATGTGTCCACCTACATTGAACGTCAGATGACCTTAAAGAAG GGGGTTCACCTGGCAGGACTGGGCACCTTCACCTTCTCTCAGCAGAAGTTGGACATAGGAAACAGGTTCACAACGATCCAGCGACCCATCTTCATCCTGTCGGGGAAACTAATCCAGTCTCTGAGTTTAAAGCAGGTCAGGCCACTTGCTGCAG CAACACACCTACCCGTGGTTCAACTGAATTTTGCAGCGGTGTCACAGGAGACTCTCTTCAGTCGAGACGTGGTCGAGGGCTGTGTCAGAGAAactcttctgctcctctgcagaGCTTTGGCCTCTGAACAAAATATCTTCCTAACCTTACAAGGGATCGGAGTTTTGTCCTTCAAGAACAACAAG GTGCGGATGAAGTTCAACAGAGATTTTATTAACGCCATGGATGGGACTGGTAGGCTGCTGCTGGCATTTAACAAT CAGAGACCCGGGAGCAGTGTGTCTTTACTGTCCAGTAGACCGTCCGGGCTTCAGAGGCCACAGACTGCCAATCCCATCACCCTGCCAAGTGTTTGCTCTCCTCCACCAGACAACAGTGACAAAGATCCATGGTGCTGCTCGTCACCAGCTCCAGAACAGAGGAATGCAGGAG TTCCCCAACAGAGAGATTCTAAATCCCGTCAGCCACTGCAGCCTGCCCTGATAAAAGCTGTCAGCCTGTCTGAAGAACTGAATCCAAAACCCCCAACAGAGTCCACAGAGAa GCGCACTGCTTCCATCTCACCACCAGAGGTCTCTCTCAAACCGGAGGAACCTCGTGTGAATGTCAGCTGCTCTGGCCACACCCGTGCTGGACAG GAGCTGTGCTACCTGTGTATGCAGCGGGCTAAAAGAAATGTTCCCGTCTACCTGAGGAAAcagcaggaggcagaggagaaagCTCAGGAGAAACTCTTACTGCTTCAAGAACAACAGAGAGATAAGCAGTTGATGCAGGAAGaacaa GAAAGGCTGAATGAGCAGCGTGAACATGCAAAGCAGGTTTCTACATTCAACCTTCAAAGGAataaggagaagaaagagaaaactttATTTCCCCTCTTCCCT ACCTCATTCATCTTCCCGGATCGGCCCCTCACAGCCGCCAGGAGGATTCAGCAGCATTTTTACATGAATGACCTGCAGAACCAGATAGAGAGCCGAAGGCAACACGAGGCTCTGGACCAGCAGAACCGTCTCCTCATGGAGCATCTGGACCAGGTTCAGCTGGTCCAGGA GCTAGCTTTGCAGAAGgcccagcagctccagcagaaACAGGAGAGTACCACGCATTACAAGAGGGCTCTGGACACTCAG GTGGGAGATAAAAAGTTCACAGaccctccagagtgtcagaCCAACAGCTCGGGGTTGACCCGCTGTGAGACAGCAGCCAGCAACAACGAGAGCCGAGAGAGGGCTCAGAAG CTCTTTCAGGTAAATTTCAGCACTGCCACTCAgaggaaaagagacaaagagcaCAAACGCCTCGAACAActggagaaggaaaaagaaacgCTCAAACACAGTCAACTGGA GTTGATGTTGGGCCGCATCAATCGTTTTGAGAGGCAGCGGGACATCAGCAGGTGTCTAGAGGACGAGTGGAGTCGCAGTGTGAGGCTGAAACACCAGCGAGAAAATGAGGAGAAGCGCTTTCTGAG ATCTGCTGGAGAGCTCCTGGTAGATAAGCTTTCAGAGTACAGACGCTGCTGCCAGTGTCGGAGAAGGACAACAAACTGTGGAGAGACCAACATCTGGAAAGACTCTCATTACCTCTCTGGCTCTCAGTTCATGATCTGA